One window of Electrophorus electricus isolate fEleEle1 chromosome 24, fEleEle1.pri, whole genome shotgun sequence genomic DNA carries:
- the rbm38 gene encoding RNA-binding protein 38, protein MLLHQFVNGTVEATRPRDTTFTKIFVGGLPYHTTDASLRKYFEIFGDIDEAVVITDRQTGKSRGYGFVTMMEKAAAESACKDPNPIIDGRKANVNLAYLGAKPRSPQTGYSIGAQQIHPALIQRQYGLAQQYVCSQALLPPSLVFPTQLSTAVTSPYLDYSSAYMSCTSAAFEQYPFSHSPVFLAYTFPPATPAPTSTTPTSLPMSLTTPPSAAFSVGGAPTTGFLHLPPGPLHSEHL, encoded by the exons ATGCTTTTACATCAGTTTGTCAACGGGACAGTGGAAGCGACGCGTCCAAGAGACACCACTTTTACGAAGATCTTTGTTGGTGGTCTCCCGTATCACACCACAGATGCATCTCTTAGGAAGTACTTCGAAATCTTCGGGGACATCGATGAGGCCGTAGTCATTACCGACAGACAGACTGGGAAATCGAGAGGATATGGTTTT GTTACTATGATGGagaaagcagcagcagagagtgCATGTAAAGACCCAAACCCTATAATTGACGGACGGAAGGCCAACGTCAACCTCGCATACCTAGGGGCCAAACCTCGCAGTCCACAGACTG GGTACTCTATTGGAGCACAGCAGATTCACCCTGCTCTGATCCAGAGGCAGTATGG ATTGGCCCAACAGTATGTCTGTTCACAGGCCTTGCTGCCGCCCAGCCTGGTCTTCCCCACTCAGCTCAGCACTGCCGTAACCTCCCCTTACCTGGATTACAGCAGTGCCTACATGAGCTGCACATCGGCAGCCTTTGAGCAGTACCCCTTCAGCCACTCTCCGGTGTTTCTGGCCTACACCTTCCCTCCAGCTACTCCAGCACCAACGtccaccacccccacctctctTCCCATGTCCCTCACAACACCCCCCTCTGCAGCCTTCTCAGTGGGCGGTGCCCCCACCACTGGCTTTCTCCATCTTCCTCCTGGTCCACTTCACAGCGAGCACCTGTAA